From Verrucomicrobiia bacterium, a single genomic window includes:
- a CDS encoding Bax inhibitor-1 family protein, translating to MTCFTIYTKIISAKILHFGVHLQIFPVSFVSGNKPIRQLCSYCPTQTVGGGYVSDSLFTSDVWSRRRGFREVDVLDHRLFMFLVSFWTMAGVFFSLGFSMISYNWDISGWDVLFLLVPVLVVAFYGCSVSARSTSVPESLFGFALIAGALGLLLGPSLSEYQAAAILKAFILTTGMVLILGTIGALIPEDLSSWGRPLMGALLLLIGALLLSPLLTAFGIPIETSMSVLDWAGIIIFGAFVLYDLNRAARLPRTAKNAIDAAIGIYLDWFNIFVRVLGLGGRD from the coding sequence TTGACTTGCTTCACGATTTATACCAAAATAATAAGTGCCAAGATATTGCATTTTGGCGTACATTTACAGATCTTTCCGGTTAGTTTTGTGTCGGGCAACAAGCCTATAAGACAATTATGCTCTTATTGCCCAACACAAACCGTAGGAGGTGGGTACGTGAGCGATTCTTTGTTCACGAGTGATGTGTGGTCTCGGCGACGAGGCTTCCGCGAGGTTGACGTCCTCGATCATCGGCTGTTCATGTTCCTGGTCAGCTTCTGGACCATGGCCGGTGTGTTCTTCAGCCTCGGCTTCAGCATGATCAGCTACAACTGGGACATCTCGGGCTGGGACGTGTTGTTCCTGCTCGTGCCGGTCCTGGTGGTGGCTTTCTATGGCTGTAGCGTGTCTGCCCGCAGCACCTCGGTCCCCGAGTCGCTGTTCGGCTTCGCGCTGATAGCCGGTGCCCTCGGTCTGTTGCTCGGCCCCTCGCTGAGCGAATACCAGGCCGCGGCCATCCTGAAGGCCTTCATCCTGACCACTGGCATGGTCCTGATCCTGGGCACCATCGGTGCTCTGATCCCCGAGGATCTGTCCAGCTGGGGGCGTCCGCTCATGGGTGCCTTGCTGTTGCTCATCGGTGCTCTGCTGCTGTCACCTCTTCTGACTGCCTTCGGCATTCCGATCGAGACCAGCATGTCCGTCCTGGACTGGGCAGGCATCATCATCTTCGGCGCCTTCGTGCTGTACGACCTCAACCGTGCGGCTCGACTGCCACGCACTGCCAAGAACGCCATCGATGCTGCCATCGGCATCTACCTGGACTGGTTCAACATCTTCGTCCGAGTTCTCGGACTGGGTGGTCGGGACTAG
- a CDS encoding metal-dependent hydrolase — protein MANYKGHIAGGLGAGMVYVLGLGLLPGDLLEKTGGVLSDWQLVAGLFVLAMLFGLWPDIDTNSKGQDIFFGAAFVLDVLLIAYGYLEAAAYFGLICMFPVLSKHRGWTHGKIAMVLVPLPIVLVPYLNKSTLLATYLIFYGAALAGYFSHLLLDGLIVPWIRVKGGRTRY, from the coding sequence ATGGCAAATTACAAAGGACATATTGCCGGTGGCTTAGGGGCTGGCATGGTCTACGTGCTAGGTCTGGGGCTTCTGCCCGGTGACCTCCTGGAAAAGACGGGGGGCGTATTGAGTGATTGGCAGCTAGTAGCCGGACTGTTTGTGCTGGCTATGTTGTTTGGTTTGTGGCCAGATATCGACACCAACTCTAAGGGGCAGGACATCTTTTTTGGTGCTGCCTTTGTACTAGATGTATTACTGATAGCCTATGGATACCTAGAGGCTGCGGCCTATTTTGGTTTGATCTGCATGTTTCCGGTACTCAGCAAGCACCGAGGATGGACTCACGGCAAGATCGCTATGGTGCTGGTACCGCTGCCTATTGTGCTGGTGCCGTATCTGAATAAGTCCACGCTGCTTGCGACATACTTGATATTTTATGGAGCAGCGCTGGCGGGATATTTCAGCCATTTACTACTAGATGGATTGATTGTACCCTGGATTCGCGTCAAGGGTGGACGCACCAGGTATTAG